A region of Sugiyamaella lignohabitans strain CBS 10342 chromosome A, complete sequence DNA encodes the following proteins:
- the SPT14 gene encoding Spt14p (UDP-glycosyltransferase subunit of the GPI-GnT complex; UDP-GlcNAc-binding and catalytic subunit of the enzyme that mediates the first step in glycosylphosphatidylinositol (GPI) biosynthesis, mutations cause defects in transcription and in biogenesis of cell wall proteins; GO_component: GO:0005783 - endoplasmic reticulum [Evidence IEA]; GO_component: GO:0005783 - endoplasmic reticulum [Evidence IMP] [PMID 9079905]; GO_component: GO:0005789 - endoplasmic reticulum membrane [Evidence IEA]; GO_component: GO:0000506 - glycosylphosphatidylinositol-N- acetylglucosaminyltransferase (GPI-GnT) complex [Evidence TAS] [PMID 11102867]; GO_component: GO:0016021 - integral component of membrane [Evidence IEA]; GO_component: GO:0016020 - membrane [Evidence IEA]; GO_function: GO:0008194 - UDP-glycosyltransferase activity [Evidence ISS] [PMID 10970797]; GO_function: GO:0017176 - phosphatidylinositol N-acetylglucosaminyltransferase activity [Evidence IEA]; GO_function: GO:0016740 - transferase activity [Evidence IEA]; GO_function: GO:0016757 - transferase activity, transferring glycosyl groups [Evidence IEA]; GO_process: GO:0006506 - GPI anchor biosynthetic process [Evidence IEA,IEA,IEA]; GO_process: GO:0006506 - GPI anchor biosynthetic process [Evidence ISS] [PMID 8081362]; GO_process: GO:0009058 - biosynthetic process [Evidence IEA]): MREKFRLQERVDLIGSIRHEMVREVMVSGHIYLHPTLTEAFGTVIVEAASCGLLVVTTKVGGIPEVLPSHMTVFASPSEDSLVDSTLHAISLIENKRIDTYLFHEEIKGMYCWEDVAERTEAVYDHISKTVRDDEPLVERLQKYYRCGPWAGKLFVVCIIVDTLFYLFLQWFWPEELIDRAKKWPKKIVNCDLTESQKKD; the protein is encoded by the coding sequence ATGAGGGAAAAGTTTCGCTTACAGGAAAGAGTAGATTTAATAGGAAGTATTCGACATGAAATGGTTCGGGAGGTCATGGTTTCTGGTCATATTTACTTGCATCCTACTTTAACAGAAGCATTTGGCACCGTGATTGTTGAAGCTGCTTCTTGTGGACTATTAGTTGTCACAACTAAAGTAGGAGGAATTCCCGAAGTGCTACCTTCCCATATGACTGTATTCGCGTCCCCGTCTGAAGACTCGTTGGTAGACAGTACACTTCATGCGATATCTTTGattgaaaacaaaagaataGATACCTATCTCTTCCATGAAGAGATTAAGGGTATGTACTGTTGGGAAGACGTAGCGGAAAGAACTGAGGCGGTGTATGATCATATAAGCAAGACCGTAAGGGATGACGAGCCATTGGTAGAGAGGCTGCAGAAATATTATCGTTGTGGCCCATGGGCAGGAAAGCTCTTTGTCGTCTGCATTATCGTTGATACTTTGTTTTACTTATTTCTTCAGTGGTTCTGGCCCGAAGAGCTTATTGACAGAGCTAAGAAATGGCCGAAAAAAATTGTGAACTGTGACTTGACTGAATCCCAGAAAAAAGATTAA
- the TRE1 gene encoding Tre1p (Transferrin receptor-like protein; plasma membrane protein that binds Bsd2p and regulates ubiquitylation and vacuolar degradation of the metal transporter Smf1p; functionally redundant with Tre2p; TRE1 has a paralog, TRE2, that arose from the whole genome duplication; GO_component: GO:0000324 - fungal-type vacuole [Evidence IDA] [PMID 16456538]; GO_component: GO:0016021 - integral component of membrane [Evidence IEA]; GO_component: GO:0016020 - membrane [Evidence IEA]; GO_component: GO:0005886 - plasma membrane [Evidence IEA,IEA]; GO_function: GO:0003674 - molecular_function [Evidence ND]; GO_process: GO:0043328 - protein targeting to vacuole involved in ubiquitin-dependent protein catabolic process via the multivesicular body sorting pathway [Evidence IGI] [PMID 19369420]), whose protein sequence is MPEEVHSSVGTRQSPSLTPDELPPSYEVVVETDDTNFEISSDSEGEGEEIPFISRPTITNTGFGTRRVPNLPSWMLEHHDFGRPASATRSRRESDAEQQRGSSDHGTPRNSEEQELHREMEFFEVLDPENPSVSLPHTMYVRASQVSKRFAQKISSSLIIPVQQMIVDPVAKFWTHLNARIDAGLGRLGNPLMLRRLAYLIIVSATVFGAIALGIVPTDSGFGNGDGLFGHGRFHDHRKVRTYIKDAISAESLRDTMEYMTSMAHMAGTSGDYILGEHVENLLNSYGIGPVEFNTEHVYLTSSNSTDSAMELKLIDSNGNVQHEAKLYESQALDHPTESQTQPRPFHALAASGSGTGHIIYANYGTKEDFKFLSEKGVDIKGSIVFMKMGRMALGLKVKLAEQAGAVGVVTFSEKLQKDTKLWPDGPDYSADAVERDSVGISAIYPGDILTPGWSSSRTPQVIEYKEARNVPKIPSIPVSWNSAEPFLNALKGHGIHVPDWGNNGQPAGVQEWWTGDKSAPTVFLKNEPIIGERHEIWNVLARIEGLEQYDKAVIIGAQRDAYCYGSVDPMSGTAILLEVARIFSTLYTQLGWTPLRPIYFVSWDGSEHNIAGSTEWVEAHSEDLKKDGLVYIHLDSAVSGNNLNVMGHPLFDGIVNSILKDISDPIVNTTSVADSYGDSHIKTIKDIGDYLPFLSHTGVPAITMRFENRESTFPKHSCYDSLEWMKKFGDPDFRYHKALTEIVSFLVLRFADEPVIPFNVAAYGDQLHGYIRDLEIYARASPGWSENGHKMDFNKLVHASDTMIQGGVYFNEWFNEWLNIVPVGESPMMTGHRWGWNNRLLELDKHLLERNGLPGRNWFKHVIFGPQLWHPTTGDYEWSTFPGIRDAIEAGDWETAVQEVEHVAEMISFACNRFVQ, encoded by the coding sequence ATGCCTGAAGAAGTACATTCTTCTGTGGGAACGAGGCAGTCGCCTTCTTTGACCCCTGATGAATTACCCCCTTCATATGAAGTCGTCGTTGAAACAGATGATACCAATTTTGAGATAAGTAGCGACAGCGAAGGCGAGGGAGAAGAAATCCCTTTTATCTCCAGGCCCACCATAACTAATACAGGGTTTGGCACTAGAAGGGTGCCAAATTTACCTAGCTGGATGTTGGAGCATCATGACTTCGGGAGACCGGCAAGTGCCAcgagatcaagaagagaaagtGATGCTGAGCAGCAAAGGGGTAGTTCCGACCATGGTACTCCCAGAAATTCTGAGGAACAAGAACTTCACCGAGAGATGGAATTCTTCGAGGTACTTGACCCTGAAAATCCTTCTGTCTCTCTCCCACATACCATGTATGTCAGAGCCAGCCAAGTTTCGAAGCGGTTTGCTCAGAAGATCAGCTCATCCTTAATAATACCTGTACAGCAGATGATTGTAGATCCTGTCGCAAAGTTCTGGACCCATTTAAATGCCAGAATAGACGCCGGTCTTGGAAGATTGGGTAATCCATTGATGCTGCGACGGCTGGCATATCTGATTATTGTATCGGCCACGGTTTTTGGTGCTATCGCACTTGGAATTGTACCTACCGATTCAGGATTTGGTAATGGAGATGGTCTCTTTGGACATGGCCGGTTCCACGATCATCGCAAAGTTAGAACTTATATCAAAGATGCGATATCAGCAGAGTCTCTACGAGATACTATGGAATATATGACATCAATGGCCCATATGGCTGGCACGTCTGGTGACTACATTCTAGGTGAGCACGTGGAGAATTTATTAAATAGCTACGGTATTGGGCCTGTAGAATTTAACACAGAGCATGTATACTTGACATCATCAAATTCGACAGATTCGGCGATGGAGCTCAAACTGATAGATTCAAACGGCAATGTTCAGCATGAGGCGAAATTATATGAATCTCAAGCTTTAGATCACCCGACAGAGTCTCAAACTCAACCACGACCGTTTCATGCACTAGCGGCGTCTGGGAGCGGAACGGGCCATATAATATATGCCAATTATGGAACGAAAGAAGACTTCAAATTTCTCTCTGAGAAAGGTGTTGATATCAAAGGTTCGATAGTATTTATGAAAATGGGTCGGATGGCCCTAGGGCTGAAAGTTAAGCTGGCGGAACAGGCAGGTGCAGTCGGGGTCGTAACTTTCAGTGAAAAGTTGCAAAAAGATACAAAACTTTGGCCCGACGGTCCAGACTATTCCGCAGATGCAGTAGAACGGGACTCTGTGGGAATTTCTGCGATTTATCCGGGTGATATCCTGACCCCTGGATGGTCATCTTCGAGGACACCGCAGGTTATCGAGTATAAAGAAGCTCGGAACGTTCCTAAAATTCCAAGTATTCCGGTGTCTTGGAATAGTGCAGAGCCTTTTCTTAATGCCTTGAAGGGCCATGGGATCCATGTGCCAGATTGGGGAAACAATGGCCAGCCAGCAGGCGTCCAAGAATGGTGGACAGGTGATAAATCTGCCCCAACTGTATTTCTGAAGAACGAGCCGATCATTGGTGAACGTCATGAGATTTGGAATGTACTTGCACGAATCGAGGGACTTGAACAGTATGATAAAGCTGTTATCATTGGTGCTCAACGAGATGCCTATTGTTATGGCAGTGTGGACCCTATGTCGGGTACAGCCATTCTACTCGAGGTGGCCAGAATATTTTCTACTTTATATACTCAGTTGGGCTGGACCCCATTGAGacctatttattttgtcagTTGGGATGGCTCTGAACATAACATTGCTGGGAGTACAGAATGGGTGGAGGCCCATAGTGAGGATTTGAAAAAGGATGGACTAGTGTACATTCATCTTGATTCGGCTGTTTCTGGTAATAATTTGAATGTCATGGGACACCCACTCTTTGATGGAATAGTGAACAGTATTTTGAAAGATATAAGCGATCCAATTGTCAATACCACTTCTGTTGCAGATTCCTATGGTGATAGTCATATTAAAACAATAAAAGATATTGGGGATTATCTTCCATTTTTATCGCACACAGGAGTTCCTGCAATCACTATGAGATTCGAAAACAGAGAGTCTACTTTTCCAAAACATAGTTGTTACGATTCCTTGGAGTGGATGAAAAAATTTGGGGACCCAGATTTTCGGTATCATAAGGCATTAACAGAAATTGTGTCATTTTTGGTCCTACGCTTTGCTGACGAGCCTGTGATTCCATTTAATGTTGCTGCGTATGGAGATCAGTTGCATGGATATATACGAGATTTGGAGATATATGCTCGGGCCTCGCCAGGATGGTCGGAAAATGGCCATAAAATGGACTTCAATAAACTAGTTCATGCATCTGATACAATGATTCAGGGGGGCGTATACTTTAACGAATGGTTCAATGAATGGCTTAATATAGTCCCTGTGGGGGAATCACCAATGATGACTGGACATAGATGGGGTTGGAATAATCGACTGTTAGAGCTGGACAAACATCTTCTAGAAAGGAATGGACTTCCTGGTCGTAACTGGTTTAAGCATGTAATATTTGGACCGCAGCTGTGGCATCCGACCACAGGAGACTATGAGTGGAGCACTTTTCCAGGAATTCGAGATGCAATTGAGGCTGGCGATTGGGAAACCGCAGTACAGGAAGTCGAACATGTGGCAGAAATGATATCGTTTGCCTGCAATCGTTTTGTACAGTAG